Proteins from one Camelina sativa cultivar DH55 chromosome 8, Cs, whole genome shotgun sequence genomic window:
- the LOC104705774 gene encoding uncharacterized protein LOC104705774: MNNLEGLKNQAEQWLHRVIESVRQTETALFVATFIVLQTIIMLLIDHFFGRKKSSTVVLLSGLGGSGKTVLFNRLRDVSTRQSDVMSVELNQQGNFLLRTEIHKELH, encoded by the exons atgaacaaCTTGGAGGGTTTGAAAAATCAGGCGGAGCAGTGGTTGCATCGAGTAATTGAGTCTGTTCGACAAACAGAGACTGCTCTTTTTGTTGCCACTTTTATTGTGTTACAAACGATCATTATGCTCTTAATTG ATCACTTTTTCGGACGTAAGAAATCTAGTACGGTTGTGTTGTTGTCTGGTCTAGGCGGAAGTGGCAAAACAGTGCTCTTCAATCGA CTCCGAGATGTATCCACACGTCAGAGTGATGTAATGTCAGTCGAACTGAACCAACAAGGCAACTTTCTCCTTCGCACTGAAATCCATAAAGAacttcattag
- the LOC104709142 gene encoding paired amphipathic helix protein Sin3-like 2, which translates to MKRNRDDLYATGSQFKRPMGSSRGESYGQSPVPGSGGTGGDSIADGGINTQKLTTDDALTYLKEVKEMFQDQRDKYDMFLEVMKDFKAQRTDTSGVIARVKELFKGHNNLIFGFNTFLPKGFEITLDEEEEEAPPRKTVEFEEAISFVNKIKKRFQHDELVYRSFLDILNMYRKDNKDITEVYNEVSTLFEDHSDLLEEFTRFLPDSLAPHTAAQLLRSQAQRYDDRRSGPPLVRRMFMEKDRRRERVVASWGDRDHSVDRSDLNDDKATVKMHRDQRKRVDKDNRERRSRDLKDGEAEQDNLQHFSEKRKSSRKAEGFEAYSGPASNSEKNNLKSMCNQAFVFCEKVKERLCSQEDYQSFLRCLNIFSKGIIQKKDLQNLVSDLLGKFPDLMDEFNQFFERCESIDGFQHLAGVMSKKSLSCEEQVSRSIKGEEKEREHKRDLEAAKEKERSKDKYMGKSIQELDLSDCERCTPSYRLLPPDYPTPSVRHRQKSGAAVLNDHWVSVTSGSEDYSFKHMRRNQYEESLFRCEDDRFELDMLLESVGSAAKSTEELLNIIIEKKISLEGSFRIEDHLTALNLRCIERLYGDHGLDVTDMIRKNPASALPVILTRLKQKQDEWTKCREGFNVVWADVYAKNHYKSLDHRSFYFKQQDSKNLSAKALVSEIKDLKEKSQKEDDVLLSISAGYRQPIITQLKYEYMDRTIHEDLFNLVQFSCEEICSSKEQIGKVLRLWGNFLELMLGVPPKDKGSDFVEVVVETKHHGAFTSKEANMSSDVIGSVSRKLNLAANGDEHASSGVSKNGRTGLLNKDSSGKEIRKDGDPANKDVATCAENPQKDQEVGNGADKGSGDVDERVATSCAAVPSVVETNNGKVRSGDSSGSRGILSKPNEEAIDKVDTIQRTQGDDIGRTIVSANGVQSDASKANSNYDESGGPAKIEKEEGELSPIGDSEDNFVVYEDHGVNATAKPEHIAEAEGENDDDADGEDGDDASEAGEDASGTESIGDECSQEDNGVEEEGEHDEIDGKAESEGEAEGMESHLIEEDKGLFPSSERVLLSVKPLSKHVAAAALLDERNQGCRVFYGNEDFYVLFRLHRFLYERILSAKRYCTGGETKLRNTKDKNSPDPYARFMNALFSLLNGSADNSKFEDECRAIIGNQSYVLFTLEKLIYKLVKQLQAVVADDMDNKLLQLYEYENSRKHGRVIDSVYYENARILLHEENIYRLECSSSPPCLSIQLMDNITEKPEASAVTMDPTFASYLKNEFLSNSSGKKELQDIVLQRNMRGYSGLDDLAVACKAMEDVEVINGLECKMSCSSYKISYVLDTEDFFHRKKKQKKSNNLSLDKSSQNRIGRFHRFLSASR; encoded by the exons ATGAAGCGGAATAGGGATGATCTTTACGCAACCGGGTCTCAATTCAAACGTCCTATGGGCTCTTCTCGTGGCGAATC ATATGGACAATCTCCAGTACCTGGAAGCGGTGGAACTGGAGGAGATAGCATTGCTGACGGCGGAATCAACACTCAGAAATTGACAACCGATGATGCTTTGACCTACTTAAAGGAAGTTAAGGAGATGTTTCAAGATCAAAGGGACAAATATGATATGTTTCTTGAGGTTATGAAAGACTTTAAGGCACAAAG GACCGATACATCTGGTGTGATTGCACGAGTCAAGGAGTTGTTTAAGGGGCATAACaatttgatttttgggtttaataCGTTTTTGCCCAAGGGGTTTGAAATTAcacttgatgaagaagaagaagaggctccACCAAGGAAAACTGTTGAATTTGAAGAAGCcataagttttgtaaataaaattaag AAACGGTTCCAGCACGATGAACTTGTCTATAGGTCTTTCCTGGACATCTTAAATATGTATCGGAAGGATAATAAGGACATCACTGAGGTGTACAATGAG GTTTCTACTCTTTTTGAGGACCACTCGGATTTGCTTGAAGAGTTTACTAGGTTTTTGCCAGACTCATTGGCCCCTCATACAGCAGCCCAGTTACTCCGGAGTCAGGCCCAACGGTATGATGACCGAAGATCTGGCCCTCCTCTTGTGCGTAGAATGTTTATGGAGAAG GATCGTCGACGAGAAAGGGTTGTTGCTTCTTGGGGTGACCGTGATCATAGTGTTGACCGTTCTGACCTTAATGATGATAAAGCAACGGTTAAAATGCACAGAGATCAGAGGAAACGTGTTGATAAGGATAATAGAGAAAGGAGAAGCCGTGATTTGAAAGATGGAGAAGCAGAGCAAGATAACTTGCAACATTTTTCAGAGAAAAGGAAGTCATCTCGAAAAGCTGAGGGTTTTGAAGCTTATTCTGGTCCTGCTTCGAATTCTGagaaaaacaatctaaaaa GCATGTGCAACCAAGCATTTGTGTTTTGTGAGAAAGTCAAGGAGAGATTATGCAGTCAAGAGGATTACCAGTCATTCTTGAGGTGTCTCAATATATTTAGCAAGGGAATTATCCAAAAGAAAGATCTGCAGAATTTG gTTTCAGATCTACTTGGAAAATTCCCTGATCTCATGGATGAGTTCAATCAGTTCTTCGAACGTTGTGAGAGTATTG ACGGTTTCCAGCACCTCGCTGGCGTTATGAGCAAAA AATCACTTagctgtgaagaacaagtatctaGGTCAATTAAGGgggaggaaaaagaaagagagcacAAACGCGACCTTGAGGCTGCTAAGGAAAAGGAGCGATCCAAGGACAAGTACATGGGGAAATCTATTCAAGAGCTTGATCTATCCGATTGTGAGCGCTGCACTCCTAGCTACCGGCTCCTCCCTCCAGAT TATCCGACACCGTCGGTGCGCCACAGACAAAAATCAGGAGCTGCTGTGTTAAATGATCACTGGGTTTCTGTCACTTCAGGAAGTGAAGACTACTCTTTTAAACACATGCGCAGAAACCAGTATGAAGAAAGCTTGTTTAGATGTGAAGATGATAG ATTTGAGTTAGATATGTTGTTGGAATCTGTGGGATCTGCTGCCAAAAGTACAGAAGAATTGTTGAATATCATCATTGAGAAGAAAATAAGTCTCGAGGGCTCCTTCCGGATTGAAGACCACTTAACAG CCCTAAATTTAAG GTGCATAGAGAGGCTTTATGGTGACCATGGTCTTGACGTGACAGACATGATACGTAAGAATCCAGCCTCTGCTCTTCCTGTAATTCTAACTCGATTGAAGCAGAAACAAGATGAATGGACAAAATGCCGGGAAGGTTTTAATGTGGTCTGGGCGGATGTGTATGCGAAAAACCATTACAAATCACTTGATCACCGGAGCTTCTATTTTAAGCAGCAAGATTCCAAGAATTTGAGTGCAAAAG CGCTGGTGTCTGAAATCAAGGACCTGAAAGAGAAGTctcaaaaagaagatgatgttctTCTGTCTATATCTGCTGGTTACAGACAACCAATAATTACTCAACTCAAGTATGAATATATGGACAGAACTATTCATGAAGATCTGTTCAATCTAGTCCAATTTTCGTGCGAGGAGATATGTTCTTCAAAAGAGCAGATCGGTAAAGTTCTGAGGCTCTGGGGTAATTTCTTGGAGCTGATGCTTGGTGTTCCACCCAAGGACAAGGGGTCAGATTTTGTTGAAGTAGTTGTAGAAACCAAGCATCACGGTGCATTTACCAGCAAGGAGGCTAATATGAGTTCTGACGTGATAGGTTCGGTTTCCAGGAAACTAAACTTGGCTGCTAATGGAGATGAGCATGCTTCATCTGGGGTCTCCAAAAATGGCAGGACTGGTTTGTTGAATAAGGATTCTTCAGGGAAAGAAATTCGTAAGGATGGTGATCCTGCTAATAAAGATGTTGCCACCTGTGCTGAAAACCCCCAAAAAGATCAAGAAGTTGGAAATGGAGCTGATAAAGGATCTGGAGATGTTGATGAAAGAGTAGCCACGTCATGTGCAGCTGTCCCAAGTGTGGTAGAAACCAATAATGGCAAAGTAAGAAGCGGAGACTCGTCAG GTTCACGGGGCATTTTATCCAAACCAAATGAAGAAGCTATAGATAAAGTTGATACCATTCAACGTACGCAG GGAGACGATATTGGCAGAACTATAGTTTCAGCAAATGGAGTGCAGTCAGATGCTTCTAAAGCCAACAGTAATTATGATGAATCTGGTGGTCCAGCCAAAATTGAGAAGGAGGAAGGTGAATTATCACCTATTGGTGATTCGGAAGACAACTTTGTTGTTTATGAAGATCATGGTGTGAATGCTACTGCCAAACCAGAACATATAGCTGAAGCTGAAggagaaaatgatgatgatgctgatggtGAGGATGGTGATGATGCTTCAGAAGCTGGTGAGGATGCGTCGGGAACTGAATCTATTGGTGATGAATGTTCACAGGAAGATAATGGCGTGGAGGAAGAGGGTGAGCATGATGAGATTGATGGTAAAGCTGAAAGTGAAGGAGAGGCAGAGGGAATGGAGTCACATCTtatagaagaagacaaagggtTGTTTCCATCATCAGAACGAGTTCTATTATCCGTTAAGCCTCTTTCAAAGCATGTAGCTGCAGCGGCGTTGCTTGATGAGAGAAACCAAGGATGCAGAGTTTTCTACGGGAATGAAGACTTTTATGTTCTTTTCAGGCTTCATCGA TTCCTGTACGAGAGAATTTTGTCTGCAAAAAGATATTGCACAGGAGGTGAAACGAAACTGAGAAACACGAAAGATAAAAATTCACCAGATCCTTATGCAAG GTTTATGAATGCTCTGTTTAGTCTGCTTAATGGCTCAGCTGATAATTCCAAGTTTGAGGATGAATGCCGAGCTATTATCGGAAACCAGTCATATGTTTTATTCACCCTGGAGAAACTGATATACAAATTGGTTAAACAG CTTCAAGCTGTTGTAGCTGACGATATGGACAATAAGCTTCTTCAGTTGTATGAGTATGAGAATTCCCGGAAACATGGGAGGGTAATTGACTCAGTATATTATGAAAACGCTAGGATCCTCCTTCATGAGGAAAACATATATCGGTTGGAATGT TCTTCCTCTCCACCTTGTTTGTCAATCCAGCTTATGGATAACATAACCGAAAAGCCCGAGGCTTCTGCAGTTACCATGGATCCCACTTTTGCAAGTTATTTGAAAAATGAGTTTCTCTCCAACTCATCAGGGAAGAAAGAGCTACAAGACATTGTATTACAAAG GAACATGCGTGGATACAGCGGTCTGGATGATCTTGCAGTAGCTTGCAAG GCCATGGAAGATGTAGAAGTAATCAATGGCCTTGAGTGCAAGATGTCTTGCTCTTCCTACAAG ATTTCGTATGTTTTGGACACAGAGGATTTCTTCcacaggaagaagaaacagaagaagagcaACAACTTGTCACTGGATAAATCATCACAAAATAGAATAGGAAGATTCCACAGGTTTCTCTCAGCTTCAAGATAA